One stretch of Gopherus flavomarginatus isolate rGopFla2 chromosome 2, rGopFla2.mat.asm, whole genome shotgun sequence DNA includes these proteins:
- the FAM210A gene encoding protein FAM210A, whose protein sequence is MQRNLIQTVFQLAHRTCLVPHRTGFLQHLKGKPVLPQTGCKVILALGPEKQCLHASAALCLSKEGKSLGVFSSQPEGTHHKEQKEENPLKPASDIPQGKPVESSSLEPDPLQDKSISLFQRFKRTFKQYGKVMIPLHLLTSSVWFGSFYYAAMKGVNVVPFLEFIGVPESIVSILKNSQSGYALTAYAMYKIATPARYTVTLGGTSITVKYLRKHGYMSTPPPVTEYLQDRMEETKERLSGKMEETRDMISEKMEETKDRLTEKMEETKDRITEKIQETKDKVSFKKRKE, encoded by the exons ATGCAAAGGAATTTAATACAGACTGTGTTTCAGCTGGCACATCGGACATGTTTGGTACCACATCGCACTGGTTTCCTTCAACACTTAAAAGGAAAACCAGTTTTGCCTCAGACTGGATGCAAAGTGATTTTGGCATTGGGCCCTGAAAAACAGTGTCTCCATGCATCTGCTGCACTCTGTCTCTCAAAGGAAGGAAAGTCACTGGGTGTATTTTCATCCCAACCAGAAGGCACTCACCACaaagaacaaaaggaagaaaacccTTTGAAACCAGCTAGTGATATACCCCAGGGGAAGCCTGTAGAATCAAGTTCTTTAGAGCCTGATCCATTACAAGACAAATCAATTAGTCTCTTTCAGAGGTTCAAGAGAACTTTTAAACagtatggaaaagttatgattccACTGCATCTGTTGACTTCCAGTGTATGGTTTGGATCCTTTTACTACGCAGCCATGAA AGGAGTGAATGTTGTTCCTTTCCTAGAGTTCATTGGGGTACCAGAAAGCATTGTAAGCATTCTGAAAAACTCTCAGAGTGGATATGCACTAACTGCGTATGCAATGTATAAG ATTGCAACTCCTGCCAGATACACGGTAACTTTAGGAGGAACATCCATTACTGTCAAGTATCTTCGTAAGCATGGCTACATGTCCACACCTCCTCCGGTAACAGAATACCTCCAGGATAGAATGGAAGAAACAAAAGAGCGTCTCTCAGGGAAAATGGAGGAAACCAGGGACATGATTAGTGAGAAAAtggaggaaacaaaggatagactAACAGAGAAGATGGAAGAAACAAAGGATAGAATAACAGAAAAAATACAAGAAACCAAAGataaagtttcatttaaaaaaagaaaagaataa